One segment of Salvia splendens isolate huo1 chromosome 20, SspV2, whole genome shotgun sequence DNA contains the following:
- the LOC121782561 gene encoding uncharacterized protein LOC121782561: MESVLGFQEQERNDVVDSKSHSFKLVPWMSWDEWKFVRGSLFSSSLDSVAFSLRRISTWRSRGCIPVAVDVTASIVEIQQKDPFFRNELDETASQSEELLAMLYCMAIVRLVNGVVEKTREKNKISIGEAADAIGIPRMLIDIRHEGSHRDLPSLQLVRLASTKALDWLISYYWEPQEKAIPVQNNKTANLRKEIKRSLREVSLCLKAKQMSKLSSAHVKGKRLKPTELLPARSKFLFLAAGKSSNANSAGSKKLLVKAMKNALRLYSSFSTELVYLLLEYLLNAMETSNLTEQSEDPQFVGTTQNNNTAFDDWKSVVLKLSRKEPELLIILSQAVLEKIETNGTMNCKTDDLQSPVDSAKSRRAELLSYLFEWLVENLKTLKPAGSKESAETKASKMEKNLPRATVLGLLQRCLLASMPSNKQLAASAVTLAQLAGGSSLIQKLKKLALLEQPAVLEANSTSPKDHTFLSQQEYSILEAKEKLESIKQQRMQRRHEQPDLGKVRTKRRWSVAKSWTPCPIGMLPYTIGFSGKLPALDRVESHGEVVTLSGIKEVSGKEINGKREAEVSMEKMDWTPVKKVAVEAEVRMQNESDSTALGIRGHLMIDGVWKKVEEGELFDIAAAIRLII; encoded by the exons ATGGAGTCAGTGTTAGGGTTTCAGGAGCAGGAGCGGAACGACGTCGTTGACAGCAAGTCGCACAGTTTCAAGCTGGTTCCGTGGATGAGCTGGGACGAATGGAAGTTCGTTAGAGGCTCGCTTTTCTCTTCGTCTCTTGATTCCGTCGCATTCTCGCTCCGAAGG ATATCGACGTGGCGGAGCAGAGGGTGCATCCCTGTGGCGGTTGATGTTACTGCTTCCATCGTTGAAATTCAGCAGAAGGATCCATTTTTTAG AAATGAGTTGGATGAAACTGCTTCGCAATCAgaggagctgttggccatgctgTATTGTATGGCTATTGTGAG GCTTGTCAATGGTGTCGTTGAGAAAACCCGGGAAAAGAATAAAATCTCGATAGGGGAAGCGGCTGATGCCATTGGGATTCCCCGAATGCTTATTGATATTCGTCATG AGGGTTCTCACCGTGATCTCCCTTCTCTTCAACTGGTCCGTCTTGCATCGACAAAG GCACTTGATTGGTTGATATCTTACTATTGGGAACCTCAAGAAAAGGCAATTCCTGTGCAAAACAATAAAACCGCCAATCTCAGGAAAGAAATCAAGCGCAGCCTGCGTGAAGTTTCTCTCTGTCTGAAGGCGAAACAAATGTCAAAACTTAGTTCTGCACATGTCAAGGGAAAAC GTCTTAAGCCAACGGAACTCTTGCCTGCGCGTAGTAAGTTTCTATTTCTTGCAGCTGGGAAGTCATCGAATGCCAACTCTGCAG GTTCTAAAAAGCTGCTCGTAAAGGCAATGAAGAATGCCCTCCGCTTATATTCTTCATTTTCTACCGAACTAGTCTATCTTTTGTTGGAATACTTGCTAAACGCCATGGAGACGTCCAATTTAACCGAGCAATCGGAGGATCCACAATTCGTTGGTACCACTCAAAATAACAATACGGCATTTGATGACTGGAAATCTGTTGTCTTGAAACTGTCAAGAAAAGAGCCGGAGCTGCTTATAATACTCAGCCAGGCAGTTCTTGAGAAGATAGAGACCAATGGGACCATGAACTGTAAAACAG ATGACCTTCAATCTCCTGTGGACTCTGCAAAATCTCGTCGAGCTGAACTGCTTTCGTATTTATTTGAATGGCTCGTCGAAAATCTTAAGACACTGAAACCTGCTGGTTCAAAGGAATCTGCAGAAACCAAAGCCTCCAAAATGGAGAAAAATCTCCCAAGAGCAACTGTTTTAGGATTATTGCAGAGATGCCTCTTGGCCTCCATGCCCAGTAACAAGCAGCTCGCAGCTTCGGCCGTCACCCTAGCACAACTGGCCGGTGGGAGCTCCCTAATCCAGAAACTCAAGAAGCTTGCTTTACTAGAGCAGCCGGCGGTTTTAGAAGCAAACTCCACCAGCCCTAAAGATCACACCTTTCTTTCCCAACAAGAGTACTCCATACTTGAAGCCAAAGAGAAGCTCGAGTCAATCAAACAACAACGGATGCAGAGGAGACACGAACAGCCGGATCTTGGTAAGGTCAGAACCAAGAGGAGATGGAGTGTGGCCAAATCATGGACTCCATGTCCCATTGGGATGCTGCCCTATACGATCGGCTTTTCAGGTAAGCTTCCAGCCCTTGACCGCGTTGAGAGTCACGGGGAAGTCGTTACACTGTCGGGTATTAAAGAAGTTAGCGGCAAGGAGATTAACGGTAAAAGAGAAGCCGAGGTTAGCATGGAGAAAATGGACTGGACGCCTGTAAAAAAGGTAGCGGTTGAAGCCGAGGTTAGGATGCAAAATGAGAGTGATTCAACTGCACTAGGCATTAGAGGGCATCTGATGATCGATGGAGTGTGGAAGAAAGTTGAAGAGGGGGAGCTGTTTGACATTGCAGCAGCTATAAGACTAATAATCTAA
- the LOC121781977 gene encoding NDR1/HIN1-like protein 12, which produces MPKRLGPNQTTHPLIWCVSIVCAILTVLVIIGGIVVFIGYATIRPKVPQVSVERAQMDTIYFDQSNLMMLQATIVIKADNDNTRAHARFYDMTYILSFRNQKIAILKADPFDVKPNHSLELNFVAQSHSIPLNQEEADAVNLSLEQRVVDLDLKGMSRTRWKVWLVGSVKYALHLDCKLLLPVNQTTIHHPPACTSRTS; this is translated from the coding sequence ATGCCAAAACGGTTAGGTCCCAACCAAACTACCCACCCCTTAATCTGGTGCGTCTCCATCGTCTGCGCCATACTAACCGTGCTTGTCATCATCGGTGGCATCGTGGTCTTCATCGGGTACGCCACCATCCGCCCCAAGGTGCCCCAAGTCAGCGTCGAACGTGCCCAAATGGACACCATCTACTTCGACCAATCCAACCTCATGATGCTCCAGGCCACCATCGTCATCAAGGCCGACAACGACAACACCCGTGCCCACGCCCGTTTCTACGACATGACCTACATCCTCAGCTTCCGCAACCAGAAGATCGCCATTTTAAAGGCCGACCCCTTCGACGTCAAACCCAACCACTCCCTCGAGCTCAACTTCGTCGCGCAGTCCCACTCCATACCGCTCAACCAAGAAGAGGCCGACGCGGTTAACTTGTCGTTGGAGCAGAGAGTCGTCGATCTCGACCTCAAAGGGATGTCGAGGACGAGGTGGAAGGTCTGGCTCGTTGGCTCGGTTAAGTACGCGTTGCATTTGGATTGCAAACTCCTTTTGCCGGTCAATCAAACCACCATACATCATCCACCAGCTTGTACTTCAAGAACTAGTTGA
- the LOC121781178 gene encoding uncharacterized protein LOC121781178 codes for MNPAKTLARIPAPPSLNPTNIKWNDVAFPFCHKLPVFVPTRSARLIPNSVRTVASDFTSAGVSQNPERENSENSDGLEENVEKVIYGCRFFAILAVWGSLIGSFLCFIKGCVYVVSSFQDYLLDRGRVISSLVEATDVYLLGTVMLVFGMGLYELFISNLDKAKSTPDGSSTYRSNLFGLFTLKERPRWLEIKTVNELKTKLGHVIVMLLLIGFFDKSKRAVIQSPLDLLCFSASVLLCSGCLFLLSKLNH; via the exons ATGAATCCCGCCAAAACCTTAGCCAGAATCCCCGCGCCGCCAAGCCTAAACCCGACCAATATCAAATGGAACGACGTCGCTTTTCCATTTTGCCACAAACTCCCTGTTTTTGTGCCGACGAGATCGGCGCGCCTAATTCCTAACTCAGTTCGTACTGTTGCGTCGGATTTTACTTCAGCTGGAGTTTCTCAGAATCCAGAGAGAGAGAATTCTGAGAATTCTGATGGATTAGAAGAGAATGTAGAGAAG GTTATCTATGGATGCCGGTTCTTCGCCATCCTCGCGGTTTGGGGATCGCTTATCGGATCGTTTCTTTGTTTTATCAAG GGTTGTGTTTATGTTGTATCGTCGTTTCAAGACTATCTATTGGACCGTGGGAGAGTGATCTCGTCCCTCGTTGAGGCTACTG ATGTCTACCTTCTCGGAACTGTGATGTTGGTGTTCGGAATGGGGCTGTACGAGCTCTTCATCAGCAATCTCGACAAAGCAAAATCCACCCCAGACGGAAGCTCTACCTACAGATCGAACTTGTTTGGCTTGTTCACTCTCAAG GAACGGCCGCGGTGGCTGGAAATAAAGACCGTGAACGAGCTGAAGACGAAACTGGGGCATGTCATAGTGATGCTACTGCTGATTGGCTTCTTCGACAAGAGTAAGAGAGCGGTGATACAATCGCCTCTCGATCTGCTGTGCTTCTCGGCTTCAGTACTCCTCTGTTCCGGTTGCCTCTTCTTGCTGTCAAAGCTAAACCACTGA
- the LOC121780700 gene encoding long-chain-alcohol oxidase FAO4A-like encodes MAKRVEKKKSPFSAGQMEALTALCDTFLPSIPLDDIHDDSVTQFFQTSATLSSTHQNVAVLMGEKIKHPKVYLCKIALWLLSTWIGTFILCGRKSLSPHFPYFKRFSLLSCENRESIVLSWSQSNLFLLRLLYTASKIFILLLFFSQVNEKEENVSWKAIGYSRPDFAATEHEKGNDERERSKLEPPLSRGVVDLGRSKEAAVHTLRKSGFVVSSMSPSLVIRCDVVVVGSGAGGGVVAGVLAKAGYKVLVLEKGNYVPRNEFSLLEGEAMDEMYLSHGVLATENMDVLILAGSTVGGGTTINWSAAIRTPLHVRKEWSENHGLELFSSKVYERALDVVSERIGVQSEFDEEGFNNMVLRKGCNNLGYNVETIPRNSAPDHNCGSCCLGCRDGKKKGVNETWLVDLIESGNGAVLPGCEATRVVIGIGRASGVAFKFGSGETAVVEARATVVACGAICTPPLLKRSGLRNPSIGRNLHLHPVVMGWGYFPEAASWPPSAKRSHKGAIMTAMTKFVIADYDGMAGPGPGYEVLIQTPALHPGMFSALTPWRSGEDIKARLVKFSRTVHIFALARDRGSGEVKSPDHIRYEMEGGDEENLRRGLGRVLRILVAAGAEEVGTQNRRGRVLRAAEAGGEEVERFVEEESGRALGRLESPVCSAHQMGSCRMGVDPRVSAVGPTGMTWEVEALYVADSSVFPTALGVNPMLTVQAIAYCTAQSILQALA; translated from the exons ATGGCAAAGCGTGTAGAGAAGAAAAAATCCCCATTTTCAGCTGGCCAAATGGAGGCCTTGACTGCTCTCTGCGACACCTTCTTACCCTCCATACCTCTCGATGATATTCACGATGATTCCGTCActcaattcttccaaacatCAGCCACCCTCTCTTCAACTCACCAAAAT gtGGCTGTGTTGATGGGTGAGAAGATCAAACACCCCAAGGTTTATCTCTGCAAAATTGCGCTGTGGTTGCTGTCAACATGGATTGGAACTTTTATATTGTGTGGGAGGAAAAGCTTATCTCCTCATTTCCCTTATTTCAAGAGGTTTTCACTCCTTTCTTGTGAAAACAGAGAGAGCATTGTGCTGTCATGGTCTCAGAGCAACTTGTTTCTCTTGAGACTCCTCTACACTGCCTCCAAAAtcttcatcctcctcctcttcttctctcaG GTGAATGAGAAAGAGGAGAATGTTTCTTGGAAAGCAATAGGCTATAGCCGGCCGGATTTCGCAGCCACGGAGCACGAGAAAGGCAACGACGAGAGGGAGAGGTCGAAGCTTGAGCCGCCCTTAAGCCGGGGTGTCGTTGATCTGGGCCGGTCCAAGGAGGCGGCGGTTCACACTCTGCGAAAATCGGGCTTCGTAGTGTCAAGCATGAGCCCATCGCTCGTTATCAGGTGCGACGTGGTGGTGGTTGGCTCGGGCGCAGGAGGGGGAGTCGTGGCCGGAGTTCTTGCGAAAGCGGGCTACAAGGTGCTTGTGCTAGAAAAAGGGAACTATGTGCCGAGAAATGAATTCTCACTTCTTGAAGGGGAAGCCATGGATGAAATGTACCTAAGCCATGGGGTGTTGGCGACCGAGAACATGGACGTTCTCATCCTCGCTGGCTCGACCGTGGGCGGTGGCACGACGATAAACTGGTCGGCCGCGATCCGGACCCCACTGCATGTTCGAAAAGAGTGGAGTGAGAACCATGGGCTAGAGCTCTTTAGTAGCAAGGTTTATGAGAGGGCATTGGATGTAGTGAGTGAGAGAATAGGAGTTCAATCAGAATTTGATGAGGAAGGGTTCAACAACATGGTGTTGAGAAAAGGGTGCAACAACTTAGGCTACAACGTGGAGACCATCCCCCGAAACTCGGCGCCCGACCACAACTGCGGCTCGTGCTGCCTCGGCTGCCGGGACGGCAAGAAGAAGGGCGTCAACGAGACGTGGCTCGTCGATCTAATCGAGTCGGGAAACGGCGCGGTCCTCCCGGGGTGCGAGGCCACGCGGGTCGTGATCGGGATCGGACGCGCATCGGGGGTGGCGTTCAAGTTCGGGTCCGGGGAGACGGCCGTCGTTGAGGCCCGGGCAACGGTCGTCGCCTGCGGCGCGATATGCACGCCACCGCTGTTAAAGAGGAGCGGGTTGAGGAATCCGAGCATTGGGAGGAACCTCCACCTCCATCCGGTAGTGATGGGGTGGGGGTATTTCCCGGAGGCGGCCTCATGGCCGCCTTCGGCCAAGAGGAGCCACAAGGGGGCCATCATGACAGCAATGACAAAATTCGTTATTGCTGATTATGATGGCATGGCAGGGCCGGGGCCAGGGTATGAGGTGCTCATACAGACCCCGGCCCTGCACCCGGGAATGTTCTCTGCCCTCACGCCTTGGCGTTCAGGGGAGGACATCAAGGCGAGGCTAGTGAAGTTTTCGCGAACGGTCCATATATTCGCGCTAGCGAGGGACCGGGGGTCGGGAGAGGTGAAGTCTCCCGACCACATAAGGTACGAGATGGAGGGCGGGGACGAGGAGAATCTGCGGCGGGGGCTGGGGAGGGTGCTGAGGATACTGGTGGCGGCGGGGGCGGAGGAGGTGGGGACGCAGAACAGGAGGGGGAGGGTGCTGAGGGCGGCGGAGGCGGGAGGGGAGGAGGTGGAGAGGTTCGTGGAGGAGGAGAGCGGGAGGGCGCTGGGGAGGCTGGAGAGCCCGGTGTGCTCGGCGCATCAGATGGGGAGCTGCAGGATGGGGGTGGACCCCAGGGTCTCGGCGGTGGGGCCCACGGGGATGACGTGGGAGGTGGAGGCCCTCTACGTGGCGGACTCGAGCGTGTTCCCCACCGCCCTGGGGGTGAATCCCATGCTCACGGTGCAGGCCATTGCTTACTGCACCGCGCAATCGATTCTTCAAGCTCTTGCATGA
- the LOC121782803 gene encoding protein MODIFYING WALL LIGNIN-2-like yields MFMQVLNRYTFSSIALVSFVLCLAAELKKTKKDDLVFNGKLCYLPTSSSFELGITGLICLSITQVAGSLFIYREFTVRGLNLQSHAVCSFYPGLPLELQWFY; encoded by the exons ATGTTTATGCAGGTTCTAAACCGATACACCTTCTCCTCCATCGCCCTCGTCTCCTTCGTCTTGTGCCTCGCTGCAGAACTCAAGAAAACTAAG AAAGATGATCTCGTATTCAATGGAAAGCTGTGTTACTTGCCAACAAGTTCGTCTTTCGAGCTAGGAATCACAGGCTTAATCTGTCTTAGTATCACCCAAGTCGCCGGAAGTTTATTCATTTACAGAGAATTCACAGTCCGGGGGCTAAATTTACAGTCACACGCAGTTTGCTCGTTTTATCCTG GATTGCCTTTGGAGTTGCAGTGGTTTTACTAA